A segment of the Hallerella succinigenes genome:
GCGTGCAGGCCGCGACAACATTAAACTTTGGAGCCTTGCCGACGATTATCAGGAAGGCTTTGATGAAGACGTCAAAAGCCTTTATGAAAAAGAAAAGGACCATCCGGGCGATACGCTTTTGCATCAGCTTCAGTGGATGATTGCGCACCGCAAAAACGTTTTCTCGGATGGTTACGTTTTTAAGAATGACGAATCGCTCACGATTACCGCAGCTCCTTCGAAGGTTCGCGAAGTAGAGGCGGTGCATACGCAAATCTGCAAGCTTTTGGAAAACGGCTCGGACATTCGAGATATTCTGGTGGTTTCTCCGAATATTGCCGCATACCGCACGGCGATTTACCAAGTTTTTGATCAAAGTGAAAAGACGACGGCAAATGGCGTGCATGTCCGCTTTGCCATGCTCGATTCTGCACAAAAGAAGTCCCTTTTAGGAGAAGCGCTGGATGTGTTTTTTGCCATCCGCAAAAAGGGTGCTCTCGCCCGCGATGACTTTTTTGATTTTGTCCGGAGCCCGATTGTACAGAATGTGCGCCATATTTCTTCGGACGATGTGGATTGCTGGGAAACTTGGGTGAGCGATATGAACGTGTACCGCGATCACCGCGCGGTGTCGAACGAAAAAGAAGACTGGCTTTGCAGTGTGCGTCGGATGCTCATGGCGCGCCTTTCGGATTCTGTGGTGAACGTTGCAGGGGAAGAGTATTTGCCCTATGCGAATATAAACAGCGAAAATGATTCGACGCTAAACCGTTTTGCTCAAATGGTGTTAGATCTGGAGACTTGGATTGCGAAGTCTCGCAAGCCCGCGGTGCAGACCGCCGTAGAAGACCGCTTTACGATTGCCGAGTTGCAGGAATTTTTGAACAGTTTCTTTTTGATGGGGAATGCGCCTGCGGCGTTGATGGGCGAGTCGATTATTTACAATAACGTGGTGAAGGCGGTCGACGAGTTGAAATATCAATTTGCGACGGGGCTTTCGGAAATTTCTTGGAATGTGGTGGCGCAGACGGTGCAGTGTGCCGCGATTTCTTCGGAATATAGCTGCGGGAACCTTTTTGTGGGCGGTATTTCATTTATGAAGTTTGCGCCGAACCGCACGATCCCGGTCAAGCATTTGTTTTTCCTGGGGGCGAATGCGGATGATTTTCCGGGGACCAAATCGTTCGATACGCTGGACTTGCGAAAGTCCGTGGCGCGTTGGCCGGGTGACGATACGCCGGTAGAAAAGAACCGTTATGCGTTCCTTTGCCAGCTGATGAGTACGAGCGAAAGCTTGCACATTAGCTACCAGAATATGTACCTGCCGAAGGATCAGGAACTTTTCCCGTCGTCGGTGGTGAACGATTTGCTGAACTTTTTGAAGAAGGCGGTGAACGATCCGTCGATTGAAGTTTTGCCGGTTCAGAAAATATCGATCGATGAAAAACGCCCGTTGAACGATTTGTATACAGAACGTGAACTTCGCAACAAGAGAACGGTTCAACAGTTCAATGCGGCTTCGCGGCAAGACGCTTCGGCGATTCGAAACTTTTTGGAAGGCATTCCTGATCAACCGGAAGATGCTTCGAAAAAACTTCCGGAAAGGGTGAGTTCTTATTCTTTCCGAAAATTCCTGGAAGATCCGTTTCAGTATCAGGCGAACCAGAAAATGTACTTCGAAGAAGAGGAAAATGTGGAAAAGCTTGCGATGGAACCGGTGAAATGGAACCATTTGCAGTCGAGTTCTGCATTGAAGTTTTTTGTGGCGCAAGAACTGGGCATTCCGCAAGAAAAAAAGTCCGAGATCGACAAAGAGCTTTTGCGTTTAAATGGAAGCCTGCCGCTTGGAAATTTTGGCGAAAAGACCTGGAATCTTTTGCAGCAAATGGCAAAGGGTTTTGCACAAAAAATTTTGGAAGAATGCCCTTCGGGAGAATGGGAATTTTCGTCCGAAAATTTTGAAGTGAATATTCCGCGGGAAGGGCATGCTTCTTGGACGCTCCTTTCGAGTGTAAAGATTGTGGCCAGGAATTGTTCGGGTGCAGTCAAGTTGATCGATGTGACAAGAGGCTTTGCGTTGGTATCGAAAGTCCTTTCCA
Coding sequences within it:
- a CDS encoding exodeoxyribonuclease V subunit gamma; the protein is MPQHLHLKFAVNLETLADEMIEEISKAWKSPLDAPIVIFSEYKVEQWFRLHWIEKKGVLANLNRKSLDRFLMDILVGDDPTKKKLTSDMLRNVILAYLQKTGEDDIPNYKALDERVSEYLVDPLSGAVDENRLFDFANKLSGLFLEYETSRPGEFLSGVDGFLDCWKQGALKDFFLSKTGKPVENEVWERKLYSAIFHNENGDSLLTKVFKAAAKDSDRQVEYLTLPFLYHMNRQGGKMEFHYDSKQPVFILGLSGMGQFYRVVLQEFAKEHEVYAYIQNPCMEFWEDIEDSKVKRDIKPSYSAKEDPDSDVENDLAENENTLLVNWGRAGRDNIKLWSLADDYQEGFDEDVKSLYEKEKDHPGDTLLHQLQWMIAHRKNVFSDGYVFKNDESLTITAAPSKVREVEAVHTQICKLLENGSDIRDILVVSPNIAAYRTAIYQVFDQSEKTTANGVHVRFAMLDSAQKKSLLGEALDVFFAIRKKGALARDDFFDFVRSPIVQNVRHISSDDVDCWETWVSDMNVYRDHRAVSNEKEDWLCSVRRMLMARLSDSVVNVAGEEYLPYANINSENDSTLNRFAQMVLDLETWIAKSRKPAVQTAVEDRFTIAELQEFLNSFFLMGNAPAALMGESIIYNNVVKAVDELKYQFATGLSEISWNVVAQTVQCAAISSEYSCGNLFVGGISFMKFAPNRTIPVKHLFFLGANADDFPGTKSFDTLDLRKSVARWPGDDTPVEKNRYAFLCQLMSTSESLHISYQNMYLPKDQELFPSSVVNDLLNFLKKAVNDPSIEVLPVQKISIDEKRPLNDLYTERELRNKRTVQQFNAASRQDASAIRNFLEGIPDQPEDASKKLPERVSSYSFRKFLEDPFQYQANQKMYFEEEENVEKLAMEPVKWNHLQSSSALKFFVAQELGIPQEKKSEIDKELLRLNGSLPLGNFGEKTWNLLQQMAKGFAQKILEECPSGEWEFSSENFEVNIPREGHASWTLLSSVKIVARNCSGAVKLIDVTRGFALVSKVLSNYIAALGMIAKGLVAENVPVELRILDKNSLDGKESKNAKFLVTRTRSGAVDLLNRLYEKMFVEGYRKIVPIQLLMENFKNIFALNDKLLGSKGPWEYFAGRHIFDARTEDVSGFNDQDSKRFVAEWNEAVLMMKNLMPDLAEAFQPKEKKTNAKKGKK